The sequence GGCTGGCGGCGGCGATGGCGGCGCATCGTGCCCGAGGCGGCATCGTCCTTGCCGCGAGCCACCAGCCGCTCGGGCTTGCCGACGTGCAGGAGCTGCAGCTGTGAGCGTGCTGGCGCAACTCGTCCGCCGCGATCTGGCGATGGCCTATGGCGGAGGCGGCGTGGTGCTGCCGCTGGTCTTCTTCCTGCTGGTGGCGACCCTGTTTCCGTTCGCGGTCGGGCCGGATGCGGCCGTGCTGGCGAAGGTCGGCGGCGGCGCGTTGTGGACCGCCGCATTGCTGGCGGCGCTGCTGCCGGTCGAGCGGCTGATCGCGCCAGACCTTGCGTCGGGCACGATCGATCAATTGGTCGTGCGCGGCATCGGCGAAGAGACGATCGCGGCCGCGCGGCTGATCGCGCATTGGCTGGGATTCGGGCCGCCGCTGATGGTGGCGGCGCTGCCTGGCGCGGCCCTGCTCGGGCTCGACGGGTCCGCGCTGGCGCGGCTGGAGCTGGGGCTGGCGCTCGGCACGCCGGGTCTGGCGGCGCTCGCGCTCGGCACGGCGGCGCTCACGGCGGCGTTGCGCGGTGCCGGCGCGCTGGCCGGGCTGGTGATGCTGCCGCTCGCGGTGCCGCTATTGATCTTCGGCGCCGGCGCGCTCGCCCCGGATGGAGGAAGCGCGCTCAAGCTGCTCGCGGCGACCTCGCTGCTGTTGCTGGCCGGCGCGCCCTTCGCCGCGGGCGCCGCGCTGCGCGCCGCCCGCGACTGAGGCCTCAGAAGCTCGACCAATCCTCGTCGATCGCCACCGCCGCTCCGCCGGCAGCACGGCGCTGCGGGGCCATCCGGCGCCCGGCGCGAGCGGCACGATCCTGAAGCTGATGGACGACCGGCCGTTCGGGCGCCGACGTGGCGGCGCCGATCTCGAATCGGCCGACCTCGTTCATCAGCATCGCTGCCTCGTCGGTCAGCGTGCGCGCGGCGGCGGTCGATTCCTCGACCATCGCGGCATTCTGCTGGGTCACGCCGTCCATCTCGTTGACCGCGACATTGACCTGCTGGAGGCCGCCCGCCTGCTGCTCGACGGCGCTCGCGATGGTCGACACCAAAGCGTTGATCTCGCCGATGCGGCCGATCATGCGCTGCAGCGCCTGGCCGGTCTGCGCGACCAGGTCGACGCCGACGCCGACTTGGCGCGAGGATGCGGTGATGCGCGTCTTGACGTCCTTGGCGGCGTCGGCCGAACGCTGCGCCAGCGCGCGCACCTCGGACGCGACCACTGCGAAGCCGCGCCCGGCGTCGCCCGCGCGGGCAGCCTCGACCCCGGCATTCAGCGCCAGCAGGTTGGTCTGGAACGCGATCGCGTCGATGACGGCGATGATCTCGGAAATCTCGTTCGACGAACGCTCGATCCCGCTCATCGCCTCGACCGCGCGGCGCACCACGTCGCCCGATTGCTCGGCCTCGGCGCGAACGCTGTCGACCGCGGAGGCGGCGCGTGCGGCGCCATCGGCGGTCTGGCGGACGGTGGAGGTGATCTCCGCCATTGCCGCCGCCGTCTCTTCGAGGCTGGCCGCCTGCTGCTCGGTGCGCAGCGACAGCTGGTCCGACGCCTGACCGATACCGTGCGCGCCCGCGTCGATGCTGGATGCGGCGCTCGACACCGCGACCACCGCCTCCAGCATCGCGGTCATCGCGCGATTGAAGTCGTGACGGAGCGACTCATACTCTTCGGGAAAGGTCGTATCGATGCGGTGGACGAGATCGCCCTGCGCCAATCGACCGAGCCCCGTGCCCAGCGCTTCCGCCATCGCCCGCTGCCGCTCGGCTTGATCGGCCTCCTCGCTGTTGCGGCGGAAGATCGCCATCGCCTTGGTCATGCGGCCGACGCAGTCGCGATTTTCGGTATAGAGGATCGGGCTGGCGAGATCGCCCGCCGCCAGCGCTTCCATCCGCACGACCGTATCGACATAGGGCCCGCAGATCAGGCGACCGGCAAGCCAGGTCGAGCCGGCCAATGCGAGCGACGCCAGCGCGACGATCGTCGTCAACGCGATCGGGGAGAGGTGCACCAGACCGTCACCAGCCGAAAATATGGCAGCGGTGGCGATACCACCCAGCACCACGTGCAGGCCGGTCAGCGCCTTGAACTTTACGCGGATGGGAGCATTCTTTCCAAACCAAGTCAGCATCTTAGCGCCCCTGCAGCGATCGCGACCGGACATTCACCGGCCAGTGGAATGCGCCGGTTTTTGATGTACCCCCGTTAACATTGCCCGTGAAAGCCACCCGAATCGGATCAGATCGGGCATGGCCGCCAGGGATTGATCTGCCGCGCTTGTGGCGACAGGAGCGGGGCACGCGTCGCCGCGTTCGAGGAGAAAGCCGTGAAGACCCGTGCCGCCGTCGCCTTCGAAGCCAAGCGCCCGCTGGAGATCGTCGAGCTCGATCTCGACGGCCCCAGGGCTGGCGAGGTGCTGGTCGAGATCATGGCGACCGGCATCTGCCACACCGACGCCTATACGCTCGACGGGCTGGACAGCGAGGGCATCTTCCCCTCGATCCTCGGCCATGAAGGCGCGGGCATCGTGCGCGAGGTCGGCGCGGGCGTGACCAGCGTCGCGCCGGGCGACCATGTCATCCCGCTCTACACGCCCGAATGCCGCCAGTGTAAATCGTGCCTCAGCGGCAAGACCAACCTGTGCACCGCGATCCGCGCGACGCAGGGCAAGGGGCTGATGCCCGACGGCACGACGCGCTTCAGCTACAAGGGCCAGCCGATCTTCCATTATATGGGCTGTTCGACCTTCGCGAACTTCACCGTGCTGCCCGAGATCGCGGTGGCGAAGATCCGCGACGACGCGCCGTTCAAGACGAGCTGCTATATCGGCTGCGGCGTCACCACCGGCGTCGGCGCGGTGGTCAACACCGCCAAAGTGCAGGTCGGCGACAATGTCGTGGTGTTCGGCCTCGGCGGCATCGGGCTGAACGTGCTGCAGGGCGCGCGACTGGCTGGTGCCAACCGGATCGTCGGCGTCGACCTCAATCCCGACCGCGAGGCGTGGGGCCGCCAGTTCGGCATGACCGACTTCATCGACGCGCGCGGCAAGGATCGCGCCGCGATCGTCGCCGAGGTGCTGGCGCTGACCGACGGCGGTGCCGACTATACGTTCGACTGCACCGGCAATACCGAGGTGATGCGCACCGCGCTGGAGGCATGCCATCGCGGCTGGGGCACCTCGATCGTCATCGGCGTCGCCGAGGCGGGCAAGGAGATCAGTACGCGGCCGTTCCAGCTCGTCACCGGGCGCAACTGGCGCGGCACCGCCTTCGGCGGCGCCAAGGGCCGCACCGACGTACCCAAGATCGTCGACTGGTACATGGACGGCAAGATCGCGATCGATCCGATGATCACCCACGTCCTCAGCCTCGACGAGATCAACAAGGGCTTCGACCTGATGCATGCCGGCGAAAGCATCCGCTCGGTCGTGGTCTACTGATCGTGGAGACGCTCTCCACCGCACGCGCATTCGACGGCGTGCAGGGCGTCTATCGCCACGGCTCGACCGCGACCGGCACCGACATGACCTTCGCGGTCTACGTGCCGTCGCATGCCGAGGACACGCGGCTGCCGGTGGTGTGGTATCTGTCGGGCCTCACCTGCACCCACGCCAACGTGATGGAGAAAGGCGAATATCGCCGCGCCTGCGCCGAACTGGGGCTGATCCTCGTCGCGCCCGACACCAGCCCACGCGGCCCCGACGTGCCCGACGATCCCGCCGGCGGTTATGATTTCGGCCTCGGCGCCGGCTTCTACGTCGACGCGACGCAGGCACCCTACGCCGCGCAATATCGCATGTGGTCCTACGTCACGGAGGAGCTGCCGGCGCTGGTCGCCGCGCATTTCCCCGCCGATATGGCGCGCCAGTCGATCATGGGCCATTCGATGGGCGGACATGGCGCGCTCACCATCGGCCTGCGCCATCCCGATCGCTACAAGGCGGTCTCCGCCTTCGCGCCGATCGTCGCACCGAGCCAGGTGCCGTGGGGGCGCAAGGCGCTGACCGGCTATCTCGGCGTCGACGCCACTTGCTGGCGCGCGCACGATGCGGTGACGCTGATCGAGGATGGCGCGCGTCTGCCCGGCCTGCTCGTCGATCAGGGCGACGCCGACCCGTTCTTCGCCGAGCAGCTCCGGCCCGAACTGCTCGAAATCGCCTGCCGCGATGCCGGCATCGACCTCACGCTTCGCCGCCAGCCCGGCTACGATCACAGCTATTTCTTCATCTCGACCTTCCTGGCCGACCATCTGCACTGGCACGCCGCGCGACTGGGGTGAGCGCCAGCAGTTCGTGTGGAATCATTCGACGCGATGCTTTTACGTCGCGTTCTACATGGGCAGGAGCGCGGCGTGGACACGGTCGATCAAGCGAACGCCAAAGCACGTCTGAATGAACTGGCCGATCGGGCCGTGGCCAGCGGACCGATCGATATTACACGACTCCGATCGCTGACCGCGACCATGCAGTTCCGCCCTCAAGGCGCCGCCGATCTGGTGCGGATGATGCGAGACAGTGAGCGTTACTGATGTCCACCGATGCATTCGGTCAGCGGCTCGGTGACGCCAACTCCGCACTCGTAATGCCGTCGCGGCGCCGACTGACGCAGCAGCGAGCATCCCCCGAATGCCCGCCTCTCCGCCTCACTCCCACTCGATCGTGCCGGGCGGCTTGCTCGTATAATCGTAGACGACGCGGTTGATGCCAGCGACTTCGTTGACGATGCGGGTCGCGACGCGCGCGAGGAAGGCGCCGTCGAACGGGTAGACGTCAGCGGTCATGCCGTCGACCGAGGTCACCGCGCGCAGGCCGCACACCGAATCGTAGGTACGGTGGTCGCCCATCACGCCGACGGTGCGCACCGGCAGCAGTACCGCGAACGCCTGCCAGATCGCGTCGTAGAGCCCGGCATTGCGGATCTCCTCGAGATAGATCGCGTCGGCCTTGCGGAGGATGTCGCAGCGCTCCTTGGTGACCTCGCCGGGGATGCGGATGGCGAGGCCCGGCCCCGGAAAGGGATGGCGGCCGACGAACGCCTCGGTCAGCCCCAGTTCGCGACCGAGCACGCGGACCTCGTCCTTGAACAGCTCGCGCAGCGGCTCGACGAGCTTCATGTTCATCCGCTCGGGCAGGCCACCGACATTGTGGTGGCTCTTGATCGTCACCGACGGGCCGCCGGTGAACGAGACGCTCTCGATCACGTCGGGATAGAGCGTGCCCTGCGCGAGGAAATCGGCGCCGCCGATCTTCCTGGCCTCTTCTTCGAACACCTCGATGAAGGTCTTGCCGATGAACTTGCGCTTGGCCTCGGGGTCGGTGACCCCGGCGAGGCCGCCCAGGAACAGCGCCTCGGCGTTCACATGGACGAGCGGGATATTGTAATGGTTGCGGAACAGCGAGACGACCTGCTCGCTCTCGCCGGCGCGCATCAGCCCGTGGTCGACATAGACGCAGGTGAGCTGGTCGCCGATCGCCTCGTGGATCAGCACCGCCGCGACCGACGAATCGACCCCGCCGGACAGACCGCAAATCACCTTGCCGGTGCCGACCTGTGCGCGGATCTCGTTGATCTTGGCGGCGCGAAACGCCCCCATCGTCCAGTCGCCGCCGAGCCCGCACACGTGGCGGACAAAATTGGCGATCAATTTGCCGCCATCGGGGGTGTGGACCACCTCCGGGTGGAACATCATCGAATAGAAGCGGCGCGCCTCGTCGGTGGCGATCGCGAACGGCGCGCCTTCCGATCGGGCGACGATGCTGAACCCGTCGGGCAGCGCCTCGACCCGGTCGCCGTGGCTCATCCACACCTGATGCGTGTCGCCGATCTTCCACAGCCCGTCGAACAACGCCGAATCGGCGACGACATCGATGAAGGCACGGCCGAACTCGCGGCTGGTCGACGGCGCGACGATGCCGCCGAGCTGATGCGCGAGCGTCTGCTGGCCGTAGCAGATCGCCATGATCGGCAGGCCGGCCTCGAGGAAACGCTGCGGCGCGCGCGGGCTGCCGTCGTCCATGATCGAGGCGGGGCCGCCCGAGAAGATCAACCCGCTGGGTGCCAGCCGATCGAATGCCGCCTCGGCGGACTGGAACGGCGCGATCTCGCAATAGACGCCTGCCTCGCGCACGCGGCGGGCGATCAGCTGGGTCACCTGGCTGCCGAAATCGACGATCAGGATGCAGTCGGTCGGGGTAGCGGTCATGGCAGGCAGTTAAGGAGGCGTCGCGCGCCTGTCCAGCGGTCATGGGAAACGACCCGTTAACCTTCTGTCGTTAACAATCGATCGATCCGCAGGAGGTAAACATGCCGCGTCGAATCCGCACATTGCTGTCGATCCTGCGCGAGGACGTGCAGCATTTCGTCGCGGAGAGCGAACGCATTGCGGGGCGCACCAACCTGCTCGCGCTCAACGCGACGATCGAGGCGGCGCGCTCGGGCGAAGCGGGCCGCGGCTTTTCGATCGTGGCACAGGAGGTGAAGGCGCTCGCCAACCAGGCGCGCGGCTCGGCCGAGGCGTTCCGCGTCGGCGTGCTCGACCGGCTGGCGCTCGGCGCAGGCTTCGCCGACGAGATGCTGAGCGAGATCGAAGGGGACCGGCTGGTGAAGCTGGCCGAGACGATCGCGCGCGAGATCGGCCGTGCGCTCCACGCGCGGGCGAGCCACCTCGTCATGCTCGCATCCGACCCCGCCGTGGTCGCGGCGCTCGAGGAGCCGGGCAGCCAATCGGTGGCGCTGGCTAACGCCCGGCTTCGCCTGCTGCATCGCACCTCTGGCGAATATCTCTGCGCGTTCATCGTCGCCGCCAGCGGGCGGATGCTCACTTCGACCAATCCCAATGCCAGCGTCGCGATGCACGATTTCCGCACGGCACCGCAGTTCAACCGCGCGATGCAGAGCCAAAGCGGCGACGCATGGTTCACCGACGAGGTGTGGCTCAATCCCTGGTCCGACAATCATGCCGTTTTGGTGTTCGTGAAGGCGATCCGCAGCCGGCCCGACGCACCGCCGCTTGGCGTGCTGTACCTCGAATTCGACTGGGAACTGCTGATGCGCGAGGTGCTGCACCCGCCGCGCGACGCCAGCGACGAACGGCGCGAGACCGTCATCAGCATCGTCGATGCCGACAATCGCGTCATCGGCACGTCCGGCTCGACCCCGTTCGGCACGCCCGTCGCGCTGCCGCCCGGCACGCATAGCGGCACCGAGACGCGCGCCGATGCCGTCGTGGCCTTCGCCGCCGCGCGGGCGATCGGCGATTTCGACGTGCTCGGCCTGCGCTGCCTGATCGAGCAGAAAATGGCGAGCGAGGCGGAGATCGCCGCCGCCATCCTGCCGCCTGCGCGGCGCGAAAGTGACCGCCCCGAGCGCAAGCTCGCCTGATCCGCACACGAAAACGCCGCCCCGGACGAACCAGAGCGGCGCTTCGATGACCGATTATGTCTGGTCGATCAGGCGGCTTCGGCCTCGTCGTCGAACACCGGGCCCGAATCCTGGCCCTTGGCCGATTCGTCGCGGTCGACGAACTCGATCACCGCCATCGACGCCGCATCCGACCCGCGGATGCCGGCCTTGATGATGCGGGTGTAGCCGCCGTTGCGATCCGCGTAGCGCGCTGCCAGCACGTCGAACAGCTTCACGAGCTGTGCTTCGTCCATCAGGCGCGAATAAGCGAGACGACGGTTCGACAGACCGCCCTTCTTGGCGAGCGTCACCAGCTTCTCGACGTAGGGGCGGAGTTCCTTCGCCTTGGCGAGGGTGGTGATGATCTGCTCGTGCTTGATGAGCGCGGCCGACTGGTTGCGGAACAGGGCAGTACGGTGGCTGGAGGTACGCTGCAGCTTACGGCCGCCGACACGATGACGCATGGGTCTTGTCCTTCACGTTCGTCCGGCACCCGGATCAGGTAGCGCCGGCCAGGCGGTGAATGAGGGCCACCGCCCGAAACCCGAGCCCCAACCGAAGTTGAGGAAGTTGAGGGTCGGGCGGACCTGTTCGTCCGCCCAGCCCGTAATCGATGCCCCGTCAAGAAGCGGGGCCTCCTATGGCAGCGACACCGCGTCGAGGTTGTTCGCCGCCGTGGGAGATCCTGACTTGCGTCAGGATGACGCGGTGCGTGCGCTTGGCACGCCCCGCATCAGAACTCCTGTTCGAGCTTCTTGGCCATTTCCTCGATATTCTCGGGCGGCCAGCCGGGGATTTCCATGCCCAGCCGCAGCCCCATCGAGGACAGCACTTCCTTGATCTCGTTCAGCGACTTGCGTCCGAAATTCGGGGTGCGCAGCATCTCGGCCTCAGTCTTCTGAACCAGATCGCCGATATAGATGATGTTGTCGTTCTTCAGGCAGTTGGCCGAACGCACCGACAGTTCGAGCTCGTCAACCTTCTTGAGCAGGAAGCGGTTGAGCTGGTTCGAGCCGACTTCCGGTTCGGTCACGCCGCCGCCGATCGGGGCCATCGCCACGCTCTGCGAGGGAGCGGCGACCGCCATGCCATCGTCGAAGTGGACGAACAGCTGGAGCTGATCCTGCAGGATGCGCGCCGAATAAGCGAGCGCGTCCTCGGGCGTCAGCGTGCCGTCGGTCTCGACCGTGATCGTGAGCTTGTCGTAATCGAGCTCCTGCCCGACGCGGGTATTCTCGACCTTGTACGCGACCTGGCGGACCGGCGAGTAGAGCGCATCGACCGGCACGAGGCCGATCGGCGCGTCGATCGGCCGGTTGGAGGCGGCGGGGACATAGCCCTTACCGGCCTGCGCGGTCAGCTCCATGTTGAGCGTCGCGCCCTCGTCCAGGTGGCAGATCACGAGCTCGGGGTTCATCACCTCGATGTCGCCGGTGGTGGCGATGTCGCCCGCGGTCACCTCGGCCGGGCCGGTCGCGGCGAGCTGGAGGCGCTTCGCACCCTCGCCCTGCATGCGCAGCGCGATCTGCTTCACGTTCAGGACGATGTCGGTCACGTCCTCGCGCACGCCGGCGAGGCTCGAGAATTCGTGCAGCACGTTCTCGATGCGGATCGACGTCACCGCCGCACCCTGCAGCGAGGAGAGCAGCACGCGACGCAGCGCGTTGCCGAGCGTCAGGCCGAAGCCCCGCTCCAGCGGCTCGGCGACGAAGGTCGCGCGCCGCTTGCCGTCGCCGCCCGATTTCTTCTCGAGCGCGACAGGCTTCTTAAGTTCCTGCCAGTTCTTGGCATTGATCGCCATCATGGTCCCCTCGGGGCTGGAGCCGCGGCGCGTCCGCTGCGGCTGGAAACAAGATCGGACAAAGGGCTGGACGAGGCCCCCCAGATAAGCAGGATCAGACGCGACGGCGCTTGGAGGGACGAACGCCATTGTGCGGGATCGCCGTCACGTCGCGGATCGACGTGATGTGGAACCCGACTGCCTGCAGCGCGCGCAGCGCCGACTCGCGGCCCGAACCGGGGCCCTTGACCTCGACCTCGAGCGTGCGCACGCCGTGCTCGGCTGCCTTCTTGCCGGCATCCTCGGCGGCAACCTGGGCGGCGTAAGGCGTCGACTTGCGCGAGCCCTTGAAGCCCATCATGCCGGCCGACGACCACGAGATCGCATTGCCCTGCGCGTCGGTGATCGTGATCATGGTGTTGTTGAAGCTGGCGTTGACGTGGGCCACGCCGGCAGTGATGTTCTTCCTCTCGCGGCGCTTGATGCGCTGGGGTTCGCGTGCCATTTCGAAATCTTCCTGACCTAATCTGTTGCGCTACGCCCGCTCGCCTGCGCGTTCGGGCGGAGTAAGCCGTGGCATCGTCCCCCGGGACGACGCCGCCTGGCTTACTTCTTCTTGCCGGCGATCGGCTTGGCCTTGCCCTTGCGGGTGCGCGCATTGGTATGCGTGCGCTGGCCGCGGACCGGCAGGCCCTTGCGGTGACGCAGCCCGCGATAGCAGGCGAGATCCATGAGGCGCTTGATGTTCATCGCCACCTGGCGGCGCAGGTCGCCTTCGACCTGATAGCCGGCGTCGATCGTCTCGCGGATCTGGAGCACTTCCTGATCGCTCAGCGTGTTGACGCGGCGCGCAGGCTCGATGCCCAGCTTGGCGGTGATCTGCTTGGCCTTGGCCGGGCCAATGCCGTGGATGTAGGTCAGCGCGATCTCGACGCGCTTGTTGTCAGGGATGTTGACCCCCGCGATACGTGCCATGGTCTTTTAATCTCCTGCTCCACGGATTGGCTGGCCACCAGTCCATCTCGACGCTTCATCCCAGCCGAACGGAAATGCAGCGCACGCGCAAGCGCCGCCGGAAACCGGGTTCGTGGGAGGAGCGCTAGCTAGAGAGTGAGTCGGACGCTGTCAAGCGCGCGTAAAGCGCGACGTAACGGCGGGTTCCCGCCACGCGCACCCGTTGAATCGTCACGGTCGCGACCTACCTCGACACTGCGCCCAGCGCCATGCCCGACGTAGGCGCCTTGCTCCAAAGGGGATCCCATGACCACCAAAGCCTTTGCCGCCCAATCGGCGACGACCCCGCTCGGCCCGATCGACATCGAGCGCCGCGCGGCCGGCCCGCACGACGTCCAGATCGACATCCTCTTCTGTGGCGTCTGCCATTCCGACCTGCACACGGCGCGGTCCGAATGGGACGGCACCCAGTTTCCCTGCGTCCCCGGCCACGAAATCGTCGGCCGCGTGTCGGCGGTGGGCGATCATGTCGCGGCGTTCGCCGTCGGCGAGATCGTCGGCGTCGGCTGCATGGTCGACAGCTGCCAGCATTGCCCGTCGTGCGGCGAGGGGCTGGAGCAATATTGCACCGGCGGCGGCTTCGTCGGCACCTATAACGGCCCGACCCCCGACGCGCCCGGCCATACGCTCGGCGGCTATTCGCAGCGGATCGTCGTCTCCGACAAGTTCGTGCTGAAGATCGGCCATGACGAGAAGGATCTCGCCGCGGTCGCGCCGTTGCTGTGCGCGGGCATCACCACCTACTCGCCGCTCAAGCATTGGGGCGCCGGCCCCGGCAAGAAGGTCGGCATCGTCGGCATCGGCGGGCTTGGCCACATGGGCGTGAAGATCGCGCATGCGCTGGGCGCGCACGTCGTGGCCTTCACGACGTCGGAGAGCAAGAAGCAGGCAGCGCTCGAGCTCGGCGCCGACGAGGTCGTCAATTCGCGCAACGAGGACGAGATGGCGGCGCATGCCGGTAGCTTCGACTTCATCCTCAACACGGTCGCGGCCAGCCACAATCTCGATCCGTTCACGGCGCTGCTGAAGCGCGACGGCACGCTGACCCTCGTCGGCGTCCCCGAGCATCCGCACCCGTCGCCAGCGGTGTTCCCGCTGGTGTTCGGGCGCAAGGCGATCGCCGGCTCGCTGATCGGCGGCATCGCCGAGACGCAGGAGATGCTCGATTTCTGCGCCGAGAAGGGCATCGTCGCCGACATCGAGATGATCCGCATGGACGAGATCGATACGGCCTATGATCGCATGCTGAAGGGCGACGTGAAGTATCGCTTCGTCATCGACACCGCGACGTTGGGCTAAGGGACGAGGGCGGCTCGCTCGGGCGAGCCGCCCTGACCGGCTTTTGTCCCAGAACGGCATTATAATTCTCCGTCACCCCGGACCTGATCCGGGGTGACGCTTTTCTACGCCGACAAAGAAACAAGAAGCTGGATCCCGGATCAGGTCCGGGATGACGTCGGAGGATGGCGGCTGATTCCTGCGCCACCGATCGTCGGGCAGGAATCGTCGACCGGCTTCAGCCTTCGGCAGCTACCGGATCCGGCAGCACCGCTTCGATCTCAGCGGCACCGCTCTTGCGTCGATCGTGCCAACCGCCGACACTTTGGTCGCATCGAGGGGAATAGAATGCGGAATTTCGGAAGCTCGACATGTTCGAAGATGCTGATCCTCATCGCGCTCGCGCAACCGGCGTTTGCGGGCGCTGCTCCGCTGAGTTTCGACTGCGATGTGCCATCCGACCATTATTCTTCGGTTTCCGAAGAGGCGAGCGGCACGATGGCCGTTAGTGGCACGATAGAAGCGGTGGAGCTGCGAGCCGGGAACAACTTACCAGTAGCAGGCGCCCGAATTGCTAGCGCCGATGGCAAAACAAGCTTCGGGCTTCAGCTCGTAGCTGCTTCATCTCACGCCAAGCAGTTTGATATCGTACTGAACACAAGGCGGGGAGACGAAGCCAAACGGAATACGCTTGGACAAGTCGGGACCGACGGCCCGATCTCATTCATTCTTAGCTTATCCGACACCGGTAAGGTATCACTCCTCGTCGGTAGCCGTAGCTTTCAAGCAGACTTCACAGCTTTTTCATCAGGAAAAGTGGCAGCATTTTGCTCGACCGGCCAGTTCAAGTTTTCCAACTTAACTTTTGCCCCGGCCGAGAGATCAGGCAGCACGTCCAATTAAAACTGCGCGCAGATAGCGAAGCTGGGTCGTTGCTCGCGCAGAACAGGCTATGATCCAATCGTTTAATTCAGGACTGCAAATCCACGGCCTCAAACCATCCTGGCAGCCGGACTGTCCGCCAGCACCGCCTCGATCGCGGCGGCGACGGTATTGATGTCCGCCATGCCGTCCACGCGCGCGACCAGCCCCTTCGCCTCGTAATAAGGCAGGATCGGCGCGGTCTTGGCGCGATATTCGGCTAGCCGGGCGCGCACCGTCTCTTCATTGTCGTCGGGACGGCGGCGGAATTCGGTCGAGTGGCAGACGTCGCAGACGCCCGCCACCTTCGGCAGTTTGAAGACGTCGTGATAGCCTTCATTGCACTTGGCGCAGGTGAAGCGGCCCGAGATGCGCTCGACCAGCGCATCCTCGTCCACCGCCAGCTCGATCACGTGCTGGAGCTTGAGCCCGCGCTCGGCGAGCAGCGCGTCGAGCGATTCGGCCTGCGCCTGGGTGCGCGGATAGCCGTCGAAGATGAAGCCCGGCGCGTGCGCCTCGAAATCGAGGCGGTTGGCGATCAGTTGGGTCACGACCTCGTCGGGGACGAGCTGGCCGGCCTTCATGATCGCGTCGGCCTTGCGCCCGATCTCGCTGCCGACCTTCACCGCCGCGCGCAGCATGTCGCCCGTGGACAATTGCACCAGCCCGTAGCGGCTCATCAACAATTGCGCCTGCGTGCCCTTTCCCGCCCCCGGCGGGCCCAGCAGGATCAGGATCTTCACCGACGCATACCCCCCTTGAGCTTCGCCTTCTTGATCAGGTCGCCATATTGGTGGGCGAGCAGATGGCTCTGGATCTGCGTGACGGTATCGATCGTCACGTT is a genomic window of Sphingomonas nostoxanthinifaciens containing:
- the rpsM gene encoding 30S ribosomal protein S13 — translated: MARIAGVNIPDNKRVEIALTYIHGIGPAKAKQITAKLGIEPARRVNTLSDQEVLQIRETIDAGYQVEGDLRRQVAMNIKRLMDLACYRGLRHRKGLPVRGQRTHTNARTRKGKAKPIAGKKK
- the rplQ gene encoding 50S ribosomal protein L17; the protein is MRHRVGGRKLQRTSSHRTALFRNQSAALIKHEQIITTLAKAKELRPYVEKLVTLAKKGGLSNRRLAYSRLMDEAQLVKLFDVLAARYADRNGGYTRIIKAGIRGSDAASMAVIEFVDRDESAKGQDSGPVFDDEAEAA
- a CDS encoding adenylate kinase codes for the protein MLILLGPPGAGKGTQAQLLMSRYGLVQLSTGDMLRAAVKVGSEIGRKADAIMKAGQLVPDEVVTQLIANRLDFEAHAPGFIFDGYPRTQAQAESLDALLAERGLKLQHVIELAVDEDALVERISGRFTCAKCNEGYHDVFKLPKVAGVCDVCHSTEFRRRPDDNEETVRARLAEYRAKTAPILPYYEAKGLVARVDGMADINTVAAAIEAVLADSPAARMV
- a CDS encoding DNA-directed RNA polymerase subunit alpha, which produces MAINAKNWQELKKPVALEKKSGGDGKRRATFVAEPLERGFGLTLGNALRRVLLSSLQGAAVTSIRIENVLHEFSSLAGVREDVTDIVLNVKQIALRMQGEGAKRLQLAATGPAEVTAGDIATTGDIEVMNPELVICHLDEGATLNMELTAQAGKGYVPAASNRPIDAPIGLVPVDALYSPVRQVAYKVENTRVGQELDYDKLTITVETDGTLTPEDALAYSARILQDQLQLFVHFDDGMAVAAPSQSVAMAPIGGGVTEPEVGSNQLNRFLLKKVDELELSVRSANCLKNDNIIYIGDLVQKTEAEMLRTPNFGRKSLNEIKEVLSSMGLRLGMEIPGWPPENIEEMAKKLEQEF
- a CDS encoding NAD(P)-dependent alcohol dehydrogenase, producing MTTKAFAAQSATTPLGPIDIERRAAGPHDVQIDILFCGVCHSDLHTARSEWDGTQFPCVPGHEIVGRVSAVGDHVAAFAVGEIVGVGCMVDSCQHCPSCGEGLEQYCTGGGFVGTYNGPTPDAPGHTLGGYSQRIVVSDKFVLKIGHDEKDLAAVAPLLCAGITTYSPLKHWGAGPGKKVGIVGIGGLGHMGVKIAHALGAHVVAFTTSESKKQAALELGADEVVNSRNEDEMAAHAGSFDFILNTVAASHNLDPFTALLKRDGTLTLVGVPEHPHPSPAVFPLVFGRKAIAGSLIGGIAETQEMLDFCAEKGIVADIEMIRMDEIDTAYDRMLKGDVKYRFVIDTATLG
- the rpsK gene encoding 30S ribosomal protein S11 — protein: MAREPQRIKRRERKNITAGVAHVNASFNNTMITITDAQGNAISWSSAGMMGFKGSRKSTPYAAQVAAEDAGKKAAEHGVRTLEVEVKGPGSGRESALRALQAVGFHITSIRDVTAIPHNGVRPSKRRRV